In the Bradyrhizobium guangzhouense genome, one interval contains:
- a CDS encoding FAD-dependent oxidoreductase — protein sequence MMPAHETYDVIVIGAGAGGMTAAAVAAAEGLRVLVIEKTAFVGGTTAWSGGMVWIPANAKMKEAGLSDSITDAVQYLSSTVPEPANAGLRAAFLARGPEAIAYLEANTEVRLQPVKVYPDYYPERLGATSGGRVLEPVAFNGTRLGQAFARLRAPLPEFTLFGGMMVNRLDIPHLRRIGKSLRSTLRAARLVSQYAFQRLRSPRGTTLHLGNALAARLYASLLARQVEFLFSVDVEDLSMQGDRVGGVVIRHGSRDRSIAARRGVVIATGGFSHDAILRKRFFPAAAGFVSATNASGTGDGLRLAATAGAALNTDATSPAYWVPASLFRRGDGSRGVFPHTVTDRAKPGVIAINAAGRRFVNEALSYHEFVLAMLRDGNGEPDRPFYLICDRAFLWAYGLGRIKPYTRNVRRYVASGELVEAADVAQLAAKVGIKPSVLTATIANYNEGAREGRDPEFGRGSTVYQRHLGDAAHKPNPCVAPVVSAPFFAMRIHPADLGTAIGMKVDAQARVLREDGTPIAGLYACGNDMGSIMNGNYPGPGITLGPALTFGYIAGRHLAEKAAVAIGTAAASSSV from the coding sequence ATGATGCCAGCGCATGAGACCTACGACGTCATTGTCATTGGTGCTGGCGCCGGCGGCATGACGGCTGCGGCAGTGGCCGCTGCCGAGGGGCTGCGCGTGCTGGTGATCGAGAAGACCGCCTTTGTCGGCGGCACAACCGCGTGGTCCGGCGGCATGGTCTGGATCCCCGCCAATGCCAAGATGAAGGAGGCAGGGCTCTCCGACAGCATCACGGATGCCGTCCAGTATCTGTCGAGCACCGTGCCCGAGCCCGCCAACGCCGGCTTGCGCGCCGCCTTCCTCGCGCGCGGCCCGGAGGCGATCGCGTATCTCGAAGCCAACACGGAAGTTCGCCTTCAGCCGGTAAAGGTCTATCCGGATTATTATCCGGAGCGGCTGGGCGCGACATCAGGCGGGCGCGTGCTGGAGCCGGTTGCGTTCAACGGCACACGGCTGGGCCAAGCTTTCGCGCGACTCCGTGCGCCCTTGCCGGAGTTCACGCTGTTCGGCGGGATGATGGTCAATCGTCTCGACATCCCGCATCTGCGCCGCATCGGAAAGTCTTTGCGTTCGACCCTGCGCGCGGCTCGTCTCGTCTCCCAATACGCCTTTCAGCGGCTGCGTAGCCCGCGTGGCACGACGTTGCATCTCGGCAATGCGCTTGCCGCGAGACTGTATGCGTCGCTTCTGGCGCGGCAGGTCGAATTCCTCTTCAGTGTTGACGTCGAGGATTTGTCGATGCAAGGCGATCGTGTCGGCGGGGTCGTCATTCGCCACGGCTCGCGCGACCGTTCGATTGCTGCGCGCCGCGGCGTGGTCATCGCGACAGGCGGCTTTTCGCACGATGCGATTTTGCGCAAGCGCTTCTTTCCCGCGGCAGCGGGATTTGTCTCGGCGACCAACGCATCAGGCACCGGTGACGGGCTTCGGCTTGCAGCCACGGCCGGTGCTGCGCTGAACACGGACGCGACCAGCCCGGCCTATTGGGTGCCGGCCTCTCTGTTCCGTCGCGGCGACGGCAGCCGCGGCGTGTTTCCGCACACGGTGACCGATCGTGCCAAGCCGGGCGTGATCGCCATCAACGCGGCCGGCCGCCGCTTCGTCAATGAGGCGCTATCCTACCATGAGTTCGTGCTTGCCATGCTGCGCGATGGCAATGGCGAACCGGACCGGCCGTTCTACCTGATCTGCGACCGCGCGTTCTTGTGGGCTTATGGTCTCGGTCGCATCAAGCCGTACACGCGCAATGTCCGGCGCTATGTCGCGAGCGGCGAGCTGGTCGAGGCTGCTGATGTCGCGCAGCTGGCGGCGAAGGTCGGCATCAAGCCCTCTGTGCTCACGGCGACGATCGCGAACTACAACGAAGGCGCGAGGGAGGGGCGCGATCCTGAATTCGGCCGCGGCAGCACCGTCTACCAGCGCCATCTTGGCGATGCCGCCCACAAGCCCAACCCCTGCGTTGCGCCGGTCGTCAGTGCACCATTCTTCGCGATGCGGATCCATCCCGCCGATCTCGGCACCGCGATTGGCATGAAGGTCGACGCGCAGGCCCGCGTGCTGCGCGAGGACGGCACGCCGATCGCGGGGCTCTATGCCTGCGGCAACGACATGGGCTCGATCATGAATGGGAATTACCCGGGGCCGGGCATCACGCTCGGGCCGGCGCTGACGTTCGGGTATATCGCGGGCAGGCATCTGGCGGAGAAGGCTGCGGTCGCTATCGGAACGGCCGCAGCCTCGTCCTCGGTCTAG
- a CDS encoding carbohydrate ABC transporter permease, protein MTPRQIIGKISLWFAVLVIVSPAILFFLWMLSLSLKFEVDNAAYPPVFIPEHFAWKNYADVLASNRFATYFFNSLIVTGGATALALMVGVPAGYGIARMAAHKSAIVILIARITPGLSYLIPLFLLFQWLGLLGTLVPQIIIHLVVTVPIVIWIMIGYFETTPLELEEAALIDGASRWQVFRHVALPIAKPGIAVAFILAVIFSWNNFVFGIVLAGRETRTLPVAVYNMISFDQLSWGPLAAAALIVTLPVLLLTVFAQRQIVAGLTAGAVKGG, encoded by the coding sequence ATGACACCACGTCAGATCATCGGCAAGATCAGCCTGTGGTTCGCGGTGCTCGTCATCGTGTCGCCGGCCATCCTGTTCTTCCTCTGGATGCTCTCGCTCTCGCTCAAATTCGAAGTCGACAACGCCGCCTACCCGCCGGTGTTCATCCCCGAGCATTTCGCCTGGAAGAACTATGCCGACGTGCTCGCCTCCAACCGCTTCGCGACTTATTTCTTCAACAGCCTGATCGTGACGGGCGGCGCGACGGCGCTGGCACTGATGGTCGGCGTCCCCGCCGGCTACGGCATCGCGCGGATGGCCGCCCATAAGTCCGCGATCGTGATCCTGATCGCCCGCATCACGCCCGGCTTGTCCTATCTGATCCCGCTGTTCCTGCTGTTCCAATGGCTCGGCCTGCTCGGCACGCTGGTGCCGCAGATCATCATCCATCTCGTGGTGACGGTGCCGATCGTGATCTGGATCATGATCGGCTATTTCGAGACGACACCGCTAGAGCTGGAAGAGGCAGCCCTGATCGACGGCGCCAGCCGCTGGCAGGTGTTCCGGCACGTCGCGCTGCCGATCGCCAAGCCCGGCATCGCGGTCGCCTTCATTCTCGCCGTGATCTTCTCCTGGAACAATTTTGTGTTCGGCATCGTGCTCGCCGGACGCGAGACCCGCACCTTGCCCGTCGCAGTCTACAACATGATCTCGTTTGACCAGCTGAGCTGGGGTCCGCTCGCCGCGGCCGCGTTGATCGTGACACTCCCGGTGCTGCTGCTCACCGTGTTCGCGCAGCGGCAGATCGTTGCCGGGCTCACCGCGGGAGCCGTCAAGGGCGGGTAG
- a CDS encoding indolepyruvate ferredoxin oxidoreductase family protein, which translates to MTLLQVELDDKYRLESKRIFLSGTQALVRLPMLQRERDRLQGLNTGGFISGYRGSPLGMYDHALWRAKSHLQQHDIAFVPGLNEDLAATAVWGSQQVGLFPGAKVDGVFGIWYGKGPGVDRSVDALKHANAAGTSLNGGVLALAGDDHGCQSSTLAHQSEQVFAAALIPVINPATLQDYLDLGLYGFALSRFSGCWVGFKAISETVESSASIDSDPERIKIVLPDDFEMPPGGLNIRWPDPPLEAEKRLFGPKMAAVQAFARANRLDRIVLDSKPARLGIVATGKAYLDLRQALADLGITDKDAQDLGLRIYKVALTWPLEESGARRFAEGLQDVLVVEEKRGFIEDQLMRILYNIHASKRPTVTGKRDESGAPLLPSEGELTPTIVAGALVARLRRLGHHSPVLEQRLARLEAFDNPVTTSTQIKLARTPFFCSGCPHNTSTRVPEGSRAMAGIGCHGMALSMPTRRTDLISHMGAEGVNWIGQSPFTTEKHIFQNLGDGTYTHSGLLALRAASAAGINITYKILYNDAVAMTGGQPAEGAFNVAQIAHQVWAEGVKRLAIVSDDPSKYPDGNYFPQGATIHHRRELDAVQRELRDIKGLTVLIYDQTCAAEKRRRRKRGLYPDPAKRAFINELVCEGCGDCSQASNCVSVQPLETEFGRKRQIDQSNCNKDFSCVEGFCPSFVTVHGGSLKRMKTSAVDSGQLFADLPLPPARELDGPYNILVTGIGGTGVITIGALLGMAAHVDGRGCSALDFTGLSQKNGAVMSHVRIAPKPEDISAVRITTGGADVILGCDMIVSAGPSALSRAERGVTKAYVNADLQPTASFVQNPDIDFEMGTMQTVLRDAVGDKNLEIIDATGIAAALMGDTIATNPFMLGFAFQKGAIPLSLEALLRAIEINGAAIEMNKLAFTWGRLAAHDMSRVRSVLQFKNRASAPSKSLDDIIATRAEFLTGYQDKAYADNYLAAVAKVRKAEAVASPGSSELTEAVAKNLFKLMSYKDEYEVARLYIDGSFARRVSEKFDGDFTLKYHLAPPIFAKRDKTTGRLQKQEFGAWMIHAFRVLAKLKFLRGGAFDPFGRTEERRSERKLVADYLGMIDQRMPGLRAEQIPLLAKLARVPETIRGFGHVKEANIKLAAAEKARLEAELENSRFAAAAE; encoded by the coding sequence ATGACGCTGTTGCAGGTCGAGCTGGACGATAAATACCGGCTCGAATCGAAGCGGATCTTCCTGTCCGGCACCCAGGCCCTGGTCCGCCTGCCCATGTTGCAGCGCGAACGCGACCGGCTTCAGGGGCTCAACACCGGCGGCTTCATCTCCGGCTATCGCGGTTCCCCGCTCGGCATGTACGACCACGCGCTGTGGCGCGCGAAGTCGCACCTGCAGCAGCACGACATCGCTTTCGTTCCCGGCCTGAACGAGGATCTGGCGGCGACCGCCGTCTGGGGCAGCCAGCAGGTCGGCCTGTTTCCCGGCGCCAAGGTCGATGGTGTGTTCGGCATCTGGTATGGCAAGGGCCCCGGCGTCGACCGCTCGGTTGACGCGCTCAAGCATGCCAATGCCGCCGGCACCTCGCTCAATGGCGGCGTGCTGGCGCTCGCCGGCGACGACCATGGCTGCCAGTCCTCAACGCTGGCGCATCAGAGCGAGCAGGTGTTCGCGGCCGCGCTGATCCCCGTGATCAATCCGGCAACGCTGCAGGACTATCTCGATCTCGGCCTCTACGGCTTTGCGCTGTCGCGCTTCTCCGGCTGCTGGGTCGGTTTCAAGGCGATCAGCGAGACGGTCGAGAGCTCGGCCTCGATCGACAGCGATCCCGAGCGCATCAAGATCGTGCTCCCCGACGATTTCGAAATGCCGCCCGGCGGGCTCAACATCCGCTGGCCCGATCCGCCGCTGGAGGCCGAGAAGCGCCTGTTCGGCCCGAAGATGGCCGCCGTGCAGGCGTTTGCCCGCGCCAACCGGCTCGACCGCATCGTGCTCGATTCCAAGCCGGCTCGACTCGGCATCGTCGCGACCGGCAAGGCCTATCTCGACCTGCGCCAGGCGCTGGCCGACCTCGGGATCACCGACAAGGATGCGCAGGATCTGGGCTTACGCATCTACAAGGTCGCACTGACCTGGCCGCTGGAGGAAAGCGGCGCCAGGCGCTTTGCCGAAGGCCTGCAAGACGTGCTTGTCGTCGAGGAGAAGCGCGGCTTCATCGAAGACCAGCTGATGCGCATCCTCTACAATATCCACGCGTCGAAACGTCCGACGGTCACGGGCAAGCGCGATGAGAGCGGCGCGCCGCTGCTGCCGAGCGAAGGCGAGCTGACGCCGACCATCGTCGCGGGCGCGCTCGTGGCGCGCTTGCGCAGGCTCGGCCATCACAGCCCGGTGCTGGAGCAGCGCCTCGCGCGGCTCGAGGCCTTCGACAATCCCGTCACGACAAGCACACAGATCAAGCTGGCGCGCACGCCGTTCTTCTGCTCGGGCTGCCCGCACAATACCTCGACCCGCGTACCCGAGGGAAGCCGGGCGATGGCCGGCATCGGCTGCCACGGCATGGCGCTGAGTATGCCGACCCGCCGCACCGATTTGATTTCGCATATGGGCGCCGAGGGCGTGAACTGGATCGGCCAGTCGCCCTTCACCACCGAGAAGCACATCTTCCAAAATCTCGGCGACGGCACCTATACCCATTCCGGCTTGCTGGCGCTGCGTGCGGCCTCAGCGGCCGGCATCAACATCACCTACAAGATCCTCTACAACGATGCCGTGGCGATGACCGGCGGCCAGCCGGCCGAAGGCGCCTTCAATGTCGCGCAGATCGCGCATCAGGTCTGGGCCGAGGGCGTCAAGCGTCTCGCGATCGTCTCGGACGATCCGAGCAAATACCCTGACGGCAATTACTTCCCGCAGGGCGCGACGATTCATCACCGCCGCGAGCTCGATGCCGTGCAGCGCGAACTGCGCGATATCAAGGGCCTGACGGTCCTGATCTACGACCAAACCTGCGCCGCGGAAAAGCGCCGCCGCCGCAAGCGCGGCCTCTATCCCGATCCGGCAAAGCGCGCCTTCATCAACGAGCTTGTCTGCGAAGGCTGCGGCGATTGCTCGCAGGCGTCCAACTGCGTCTCGGTGCAGCCGCTGGAGACCGAGTTCGGCCGCAAGCGCCAGATCGACCAATCCAACTGCAACAAGGACTTTTCCTGCGTCGAAGGCTTTTGCCCGAGCTTTGTGACCGTGCACGGCGGCTCGCTGAAGCGGATGAAGACGTCGGCCGTCGATTCCGGCCAACTGTTCGCGGATTTGCCGCTGCCGCCCGCACGTGAGCTTGATGGACCCTACAACATCCTCGTCACCGGCATCGGCGGCACCGGCGTCATCACCATCGGCGCGCTACTCGGCATGGCCGCTCATGTCGACGGCCGCGGCTGCTCGGCGCTGGACTTCACCGGCCTGTCGCAGAAGAACGGCGCGGTGATGAGCCATGTGCGCATCGCGCCGAAGCCGGAGGACATTTCCGCGGTCCGCATCACCACCGGCGGCGCCGACGTCATCCTCGGCTGCGACATGATCGTCTCGGCCGGGCCGAGCGCCCTCAGTCGCGCCGAGCGCGGCGTGACCAAGGCCTATGTCAACGCCGACCTGCAGCCGACCGCGAGCTTCGTGCAAAACCCCGATATCGATTTCGAGATGGGCACGATGCAGACCGTTTTGCGCGATGCCGTCGGCGACAAGAACCTCGAGATCATCGACGCCACCGGTATCGCCGCCGCGCTGATGGGCGACACCATCGCGACCAACCCCTTCATGCTCGGCTTCGCCTTCCAGAAGGGCGCGATCCCGCTGTCCCTGGAGGCCCTGCTCCGCGCCATCGAGATCAACGGCGCCGCAATCGAGATGAATAAGCTCGCCTTCACCTGGGGGCGCCTCGCCGCGCACGACATGTCGCGGGTGCGCAGCGTGCTGCAATTCAAGAACCGGGCGTCCGCGCCGAGCAAATCGCTTGACGACATCATCGCGACCCGTGCCGAATTCCTAACCGGCTATCAGGACAAGGCGTACGCGGATAACTACCTCGCAGCCGTCGCCAAGGTGCGCAAAGCGGAAGCTGTCGCTTCGCCTGGCTCTTCGGAGCTGACCGAGGCCGTGGCGAAGAACCTGTTCAAGCTGATGTCCTACAAGGACGAGTACGAGGTCGCGCGGCTCTATATCGACGGCAGCTTTGCCAGGAGGGTGTCGGAGAAATTCGACGGCGACTTCACGCTGAAGTACCATCTGGCCCCGCCGATCTTCGCAAAGCGCGACAAGACGACGGGACGGTTGCAGAAGCAGGAGTTCGGCGCCTGGATGATCCACGCTTTCCGCGTGCTGGCGAAGCTGAAATTCCTGCGCGGCGGCGCCTTCGATCCGTTCGGCCGCACCGAGGAGCGCCGGAGCGAGCGAAAGCTGGTCGCGGATTATCTCGGCATGATCGATCAGCGGATGCCCGGACTGAGAGCGGAGCAGATCCCGCTGCTGGCGAAGCTTGCCCGCGTGCCGGAGACGATCCGCGGTTTCGGCCACGTCAAGGAAGCCAACATCAAGCTGGCGGCGGCCGAGAAGGCCCGGCTTGAGGCGGAGCTGGAGAACAGCCGATTTGCGGCGGCAGCGGAGTAG
- a CDS encoding cysteine hydrolase family protein — translation MLNSTKPTQGVISAEPEPIKLDWSSTALVIIDMQRDFMEPGGFGETLGNDVSQLARAVRPISAVLKAARDTGMLVIHTREGHLPDLSDAPPAKVERGAPSLRIGDPGPMGRILIRGEAGHDIIPELYPLDSEVVIDKPGKGAFYATELSDVLEKYGIENLLVCGVTTEVCVNTTVREANDRGYRCVVISDGCASYFPEFHEMGLKMIKAQGGIFGWVATSAAVLEAMKV, via the coding sequence ATGTTGAACTCAACCAAGCCGACACAGGGCGTCATCAGCGCCGAGCCCGAGCCGATCAAGCTCGACTGGTCGTCGACCGCGCTTGTAATCATCGACATGCAGCGCGACTTCATGGAGCCTGGCGGCTTCGGCGAGACGCTCGGCAATGACGTCAGCCAGCTCGCACGTGCGGTGAGGCCGATTAGCGCGGTGCTGAAAGCCGCACGCGACACCGGCATGCTGGTGATCCACACCCGCGAGGGACATCTGCCGGATCTGTCCGACGCGCCGCCGGCGAAAGTCGAGCGCGGCGCGCCGTCGTTGCGCATCGGCGATCCCGGCCCGATGGGCCGCATTCTCATTCGTGGCGAAGCCGGTCACGACATCATCCCCGAGCTTTATCCGCTCGACAGCGAGGTCGTGATCGACAAGCCCGGCAAGGGCGCGTTCTACGCCACCGAGCTCTCCGATGTGCTTGAGAAATACGGCATCGAGAATCTGCTCGTGTGCGGCGTCACCACCGAGGTGTGCGTCAACACCACCGTGCGCGAGGCCAATGACCGCGGCTATCGCTGCGTCGTCATCTCGGACGGCTGCGCATCCTACTTCCCCGAGTTTCACGAGATGGGCCTGAAGATGATCAAGGCCCAAGGCGGCATCTTCGGCTGGGTCGCGACCTCAGCCGCAGTCTTGGAGGCAATGAAGGTTTAG
- a CDS encoding S1C family serine protease: protein MLDFTSDIVDDAPSSRTTESAPVDDRALLDAYSNAVIDVTDRVGPAVVRVETGPKTPNGRERGGLGSGIVISPDGLVLTNSHVVGSSKEIRLRDVEGHVGDARVLGVDPDTDLALLRANGVRDLPYAALGNSKTLRRGQLVIAIGNPLGFESTVTAGVVSALGRSIRSVSGRTIEDVIQTDAALNPGNSGGPLVSSNAEVIGINTAIINGAQGICFAVASNTAQFVLSEIIRHGYVRRAFIGVAGQTAPVPRRHAVLAGVENKMGALLMQIEPDGPAAKAGLLPGDVVIRLDGVEINGVDDLIRVLDRDRIGRRLAMDVLRLGRLRAIDIDPIERKPAR from the coding sequence ATGCTGGATTTCACTTCAGACATCGTCGATGACGCACCGTCATCGCGAACGACGGAATCTGCCCCGGTCGATGATCGGGCTCTGCTGGATGCCTATTCCAATGCCGTGATCGATGTGACCGATCGCGTCGGTCCCGCGGTCGTGCGCGTCGAGACCGGGCCAAAGACGCCGAATGGCCGCGAGCGCGGTGGGCTTGGCTCCGGCATCGTGATCTCGCCGGATGGACTCGTCCTCACCAACAGCCATGTGGTCGGATCCTCCAAGGAGATCCGGCTCCGGGACGTCGAGGGCCACGTTGGCGACGCGCGAGTGCTTGGCGTCGATCCCGATACGGACCTCGCGCTGCTGCGCGCCAACGGCGTGCGCGATTTGCCCTATGCCGCGCTCGGCAATTCGAAGACGCTGAGGCGCGGCCAGCTCGTGATCGCAATCGGCAATCCGCTCGGCTTTGAATCGACCGTTACCGCCGGTGTGGTCTCGGCGCTCGGGCGCTCGATCCGCTCGGTCTCGGGCCGCACCATCGAGGACGTGATCCAGACCGACGCCGCGCTCAATCCCGGCAATTCCGGCGGGCCGCTGGTGTCGTCGAATGCCGAGGTGATCGGCATCAACACGGCGATCATCAATGGTGCGCAAGGCATCTGCTTTGCGGTCGCGAGCAACACGGCGCAATTCGTGCTGTCGGAGATCATCCGCCACGGTTATGTTCGCCGAGCCTTCATCGGCGTCGCGGGCCAGACCGCGCCGGTGCCGCGGCGGCATGCGGTGCTCGCTGGGGTCGAGAACAAGATGGGCGCGCTCCTGATGCAGATCGAGCCTGATGGACCGGCAGCGAAGGCGGGCCTGTTGCCCGGCGACGTCGTAATCAGGCTCGACGGTGTCGAGATCAACGGCGTCGACGATCTGATCCGCGTGCTGGATCGGGACAGGATCGGCCGTCGGCTCGCCATGGACGTGCTGCGGCTCGGCCGACTGCGGGCGATCGACATCGATCCAATCGAGCGGAAGCCGGCCCGCTAG
- a CDS encoding regulator, whose protein sequence is MSTLTGTAGKSESNTSEFKPALWTSGDWNAFFGFGTNILVNMLVLTGLLRFVLKMPDSLVFGRILPALGLMMCLSTFYYAFLAYRLAQKTGRSDVCALPSGVSVPHMFIVTFVIMLPVTLKTGDPLKGWSAGLVWVFFQSFILMIGGFIAPFIRKITPRAALLGTLAGVSLTFIAMRPALEMYMTPQIGLVCFAIILVSWFGGVKYPKGIPAGLVAIVVGMVIAWGSNMLGLNLGGLSLKGVGDAFANFGFSVPIPAANYVFSGFEYLGVILVTAIPFGIYDLVEAMDNVESAEAAGDEYPTTRVLTADGVVSLIGCLMGNPFINAVYIGHPGWKAMGGRIGYSAATGVMVVVLSWFGVISVLLALVPVVAISPILLYIGMLMTAQAFQTTPSKHAPAVALAFTPHLAAWAKLQIDTMLGSTMMAAGTVGGMAADKADAVKAAAIAALPQQGVIYHGLEVMGGGSILAGLILGAIGVFIIERDFEKASAFSLVGAVLTYFGFMHGEAVGMGGGFGVTPSVAFAYAVMAAGLYALSRRGSEHYASHPEMHAAPAE, encoded by the coding sequence ATGAGCACATTGACGGGGACGGCCGGCAAGTCTGAAAGCAATACGTCCGAGTTCAAACCGGCGCTATGGACATCAGGCGACTGGAACGCGTTTTTCGGCTTCGGCACCAACATCCTCGTCAACATGCTGGTGCTCACGGGCCTGCTTCGTTTCGTGCTGAAGATGCCTGATAGCCTCGTGTTCGGCCGCATCCTGCCCGCGCTCGGGCTGATGATGTGCCTCTCCACCTTCTACTACGCCTTCCTCGCCTATCGTCTCGCGCAAAAGACCGGCCGCAGCGACGTCTGCGCGCTGCCCTCGGGCGTCAGCGTGCCGCACATGTTCATCGTCACCTTCGTGATCATGCTGCCGGTGACGCTCAAGACCGGTGACCCGCTCAAGGGCTGGTCGGCTGGTCTGGTCTGGGTGTTCTTCCAGAGCTTTATTTTGATGATCGGCGGCTTCATCGCGCCGTTCATCCGGAAGATCACCCCGCGCGCGGCGTTGCTCGGCACGCTTGCGGGGGTCTCGCTGACCTTCATCGCGATGCGCCCGGCGCTCGAAATGTATATGACGCCGCAGATCGGTCTCGTCTGCTTTGCCATCATTCTGGTGAGCTGGTTCGGCGGCGTGAAATACCCCAAGGGCATTCCGGCCGGCCTGGTTGCGATCGTGGTCGGCATGGTCATTGCCTGGGGTTCGAACATGCTCGGTCTCAACCTCGGCGGATTGAGCCTCAAGGGCGTCGGTGATGCCTTCGCCAATTTCGGCTTCTCGGTGCCGATCCCCGCGGCGAACTATGTCTTCTCCGGCTTCGAATATCTCGGCGTCATTCTGGTCACCGCCATTCCGTTCGGCATCTATGACCTCGTCGAGGCCATGGATAATGTCGAGAGCGCGGAAGCCGCCGGCGACGAATATCCGACCACGCGCGTGTTGACTGCCGATGGCGTTGTCAGCCTGATCGGCTGCCTGATGGGCAATCCGTTCATCAACGCCGTCTATATCGGTCATCCCGGCTGGAAAGCGATGGGCGGACGCATCGGCTACTCGGCTGCGACCGGCGTCATGGTGGTGGTCTTGTCCTGGTTTGGCGTCATTTCGGTCCTGCTGGCGCTGGTGCCCGTCGTCGCAATCTCGCCGATCCTGCTCTATATCGGCATGCTGATGACTGCGCAGGCCTTCCAGACCACGCCGTCAAAGCACGCGCCCGCCGTTGCGCTGGCGTTTACGCCGCATCTGGCCGCCTGGGCCAAGCTGCAGATCGACACCATGCTCGGCTCAACCATGATGGCGGCGGGGACTGTCGGCGGCATGGCTGCCGACAAGGCCGATGCAGTCAAGGCGGCTGCCATCGCGGCGCTGCCGCAGCAGGGCGTGATCTATCACGGGCTCGAAGTGATGGGTGGCGGCTCGATTCTGGCGGGCCTCATCCTCGGCGCTATCGGCGTCTTCATCATCGAGCGTGATTTTGAGAAGGCGTCGGCCTTCTCGCTCGTCGGCGCGGTCCTGACCTATTTCGGCTTCATGCACGGAGAAGCCGTGGGCATGGGCGGCGGCTTTGGTGTGACGCCTTCGGTCGCATTCGCCTATGCGGTGATGGCGGCCGGATTGTATGCGCTCAGCCGGCGCGGCAGCGAGCACTATGCGTCACATCCGGAGATGCATGCTGCGCCAGCGGAGTAG